ATTACTTTATTCCCATTACCAAACACCCCCAAATCCTCCACATTTGGGAAAATAACAAATGCAAAAATGTAACCTAATGATTATagcttttttccctttatttaatttttttctccttttcatttaaataaagtctacattatttatttatttatttccttccTCCTCCCATTTTTATCCCCTCCGTTTTCCAAACAGAAAATTACACGTCAGCACCCGAAACGACAGCGTTTTATCCGTCTCCCCAACCATACGGCAAGCAAACCCATTTTCCTGGATTACATTTTTGTACTCTCTGGCCACGTATCCTCCATCAGCCACGTCACACCAGAGTCTTGCACGTAGACGTctgagggtcccacatcgccGGAAGAAGAAACTTCCGTCCATTAGCACCGTAGGCATTGAAACTAGCTCCTGTGACCTTGTCGACCAGAACCTGACCCGGATAACCCGGGTACGCTCCGGACCCGAACAGCCCAGTGCAGGCTGATACTGCCTCCAGCGGCGCCGTCGGCGGGCCCTGGAAGTAACCGTCGTTGAAAGGATTTGTCACAGTACCGGCTAGGACGGTGGCCAAATTGATGATTATCCCGTCGATACCAACGTCACCGTTTGGGGCGATCAACGGCGGCGTCTGAGGGCCATAAATGGGCTGATGAAACGGCCAAGCACAGTACCCAGGGCACTGAGTTTCTGAGTTTCCGACCCACACATAAGCGGTTCGAGCCCTGCTCCGACCCACATGAACCCATCCATGCGTGCCACACCGACTCCGGCAGAACCCATCAACGGCAACATCCTTGGCCGTTAGCACCACGTTCACCGAATTCAACTGATTCACCTTCCCCACCAATGCCCGAAGATGCAGGTCCTTCAAATACTTCCCCAAAGTGTAATCCTCATCAAGAATCTGCTTCCCGACGACGAGATTCGACGACCCACCCTTGTATTTCTCCGTCGTCTTCCACCAGAGATCCGCCGATGGCGCCGGCGCTTGAGAATAGCGCAAAGATTGAATGAAATCGACAATTACAGAGCGCTGCGAGGGTGTAAATTGGCCGTACCAGATCAAATTGACGGTGATATCCCCTTTCAAAAGAGCCCCCTTGTGGTATTCAAGTACCAGCGGCTGTTCCTCTACCAGCGCCGCGAGTTTCCGACCAAGACCACGGTCGGCGGCGACAGAGAGGGAAAACAGAGTGAAACAGAGAAGGGCAAGATGGAAAATAGAAGCCATGAGTGAGGGTAAAGTTGGAACAAGGAAATAGACTTTTGGAATTTGGAGCTTTGTGAGTGTTTGGTTTCGAGTTTAGGGGGGAATGTAATGGTGTGAGTTATTTATAGGACAAGAATTTTGGATATGAACAAAGGAGACAGCTGTCTGAGTACGACACGTGGAGGTGTTGAATTGGTCTGTGAGGTTAGTCCAAAACTTGATTACAGGCTGTGACGGGAGATTTTCCGGTGCGTGAGCCTCACGTGCCTTCCAAATCCCGTTACCGAATCTGACGTGGCGTCGGACGTGGTGGTGATACGACCCCTCCACTTCCCTCTTGTGCCTCAGCAATTCGCCCACGTGCCTTCTTCACTTATTCTTTATTTGCCttacaattcttttttttgttttttgttttttttttctatatttcttggctttttatttttcaaaatgtttttggtatgttataaaataaactcgtctcataaatttataattttcatattttttttaatctaatttcaaatttgatgataaAATTGAGACTCTGGCATCCGAATTGCAGCTTGGAGAAGCGTCCTCAGTAACAGATTGGACACAAGTCTCCTAGAAGAGGGTGCAGAGAGAATGAGAGCTCCCTCGTATCCGAACCCTCTCGCATCACGAAGTGCTATTAGTGAGTTGGGTTGTTTGGGATTGTAACCTAAATGGGGACAGAAAATTTTATCCAATGCTAAATATGAGCGAGAGACCAATAGTATTGCAagtaaaaagatgaaatgacTTTGAAAATAGAGTCAAATAGTGCTTGAAATTATTAGGAGAATGGGATCGTAAagtttacatatatatatatatatatatatattttttttttttttttgaaattataaactatttatttaggtttaatacaactttattttcttaaaattcaataaaaaaaagtaatatttttaaatttaggagAATGGGGAGAAGTGGGAATGGGTAGGTGGGGGAAGGTCCAGAGGCAATAAAAATGGAGGCGCGATGTTTGACCGTTGATTCCACTACACGCCAAAGTGGATGGGCGGCTCCGCTCCCATTCTCCGATAAACAGTAGCTTTCGGCCGACACCACTGTGGGTGGCGGTGCCGACCCACTCATTATTCCCTTCATACCCTCATTTCCTAGGTGGGatccctttttatttattaattattattattattattctaataatttttatactatattataaatttaattattcgaCTTCCAAATTTGTAATCTAACgagtttttgaaattatgttaatatatatttttctttacattatttattaaaaaaaaaactataaaattgtttgaaataaatgtcTAATAttcaaatgttaaaataaaatatttaaatatatataaatatatatatattccaaaaaattgaattttcaaaaagttgaaatttgtCATTTTCGAAAGTTGAATGAAGACATGAAGGAGTGAATGCATGAGTATTTaatacctttttttctttattcaaatatttatttatgaaaaaaccccacca
This genomic window from Cucurbita pepo subsp. pepo cultivar mu-cu-16 chromosome LG01, ASM280686v2, whole genome shotgun sequence contains:
- the LOC111801425 gene encoding protein EXORDIUM-like 2, which codes for MASIFHLALLCFTLFSLSVAADRGLGRKLAALVEEQPLVLEYHKGALLKGDITVNLIWYGQFTPSQRSVIVDFIQSLRYSQAPAPSADLWWKTTEKYKGGSSNLVVGKQILDEDYTLGKYLKDLHLRALVGKVNQLNSVNVVLTAKDVAVDGFCRSRCGTHGWVHVGRSRARTAYVWVGNSETQCPGYCAWPFHQPIYGPQTPPLIAPNGDVGIDGIIINLATVLAGTVTNPFNDGYFQGPPTAPLEAVSACTGLFGSGAYPGYPGQVLVDKVTGASFNAYGANGRKFLLPAMWDPQTSTCKTLV